A genomic segment from Gorilla gorilla gorilla isolate KB3781 chromosome 3, NHGRI_mGorGor1-v2.1_pri, whole genome shotgun sequence encodes:
- the LOC115934292 gene encoding uncharacterized protein — MSTNATIDSALEISMLYITIMMGLMAWGMDRGAFSWSGISGISSVRCYLISLTRKEEIPLPFNVLGIERIKETEVNPPRSITISSCLLNSPTLHSHNNVT; from the exons ATGTCCACCAATGCTAC GATAGATTCTGCTTTGGAGATCAGCATGCTGTATATCACAATAATGATGGGACTCATGGCATGGGGGATGGACAGAGGAGCTTTCTCCTGGAGTGGTATTTCTGGAATTTCTAGTGTCAG GTGCTACTTAATATCTCtcacaagaaaagaagaaatcccTCTGCCTTTTAATGTTCTGGGAATAGAAAGAATAAAGGAGACTGAGGTGAATCCACCAAGGAGTATAACAATTTCTAGTTGTCTCCTTAATAGTCCAACACTTCACTCACACAACAATGTTACGTAG